A genomic stretch from Bradyrhizobium sp. 195 includes:
- a CDS encoding TRAP transporter substrate-binding protein, which produces MKRRTFLRGGVVAGATTLVAAPAIAQSAPEIKWRLTSSFPKSLDTIYGTAQTFAKYIAEATDNKFQIQTFGAGEIVPGLQALDAVSTSSVEMAQTPLYFYIGKEPALAYATGAPFGMNHRHQESWWHFGGGADLTNEALKPFKAHAILCGNSGTQMGGWFRKEIKTVDDLKGLKFRIAGMGGHVLARLGVVPQQIAGGDIYPALEKGTIDAVEFVGPYDDEKLGFQKVAKYYYFPGWWEGGAMLHMIVNDEKWASLPKQYQAIVNQAGAAAGAWMLEKYDSVNPAALKRLLANGAELRAFPQPVLEACYNATQEHLNELAAKSELFKRTKASHDAYMKELLFYTQIAENFYDNYLLSKMRNKS; this is translated from the coding sequence ATGAAACGCCGTACATTCCTGAGGGGCGGCGTGGTCGCCGGCGCGACGACGCTGGTTGCTGCACCTGCGATCGCGCAGAGCGCGCCCGAGATCAAATGGCGCCTGACCTCGAGCTTCCCGAAGTCGCTCGACACCATCTACGGCACGGCGCAGACCTTCGCGAAATATATTGCCGAGGCCACCGACAACAAATTCCAGATCCAGACCTTTGGCGCCGGCGAGATCGTTCCGGGCTTGCAGGCGCTCGATGCCGTCAGCACCTCCTCGGTGGAGATGGCGCAGACCCCGCTCTATTTCTACATCGGCAAGGAGCCTGCGCTGGCCTATGCCACCGGCGCGCCCTTCGGCATGAACCATCGCCATCAGGAATCGTGGTGGCACTTCGGCGGTGGCGCCGACCTCACCAATGAGGCGCTCAAACCGTTCAAGGCGCACGCGATCCTGTGCGGCAATTCCGGCACCCAGATGGGCGGCTGGTTCCGCAAGGAGATCAAGACAGTCGACGACCTCAAGGGCCTCAAATTCCGCATCGCCGGCATGGGCGGCCATGTGCTGGCAAGGCTCGGGGTCGTCCCGCAGCAGATCGCGGGCGGCGACATATATCCGGCGCTGGAGAAGGGCACGATCGATGCGGTCGAGTTCGTTGGTCCCTATGACGACGAGAAGCTCGGCTTCCAGAAGGTCGCCAAGTACTACTACTTCCCCGGCTGGTGGGAAGGCGGCGCCATGCTGCACATGATCGTCAACGACGAGAAATGGGCCTCGCTGCCCAAGCAGTACCAGGCGATCGTCAACCAGGCGGGCGCGGCGGCCGGCGCCTGGATGCTCGAGAAATACGACAGCGTGAATCCGGCAGCGCTGAAGCGGCTGCTCGCCAACGGCGCGGAGCTGAGGGCGTTCCCGCAGCCGGTGCTGGAGGCCTGCTACAACGCGACCCAGGAGCATCTGAACGAGCTCGCCGCCAAGAGCGAGCTGTTCAAGCGGACCAAGGCCAGCCACGACGCGTATATGAAGGAGTTGCTGTTCTATACGCAGATCGCGGAGAATTTTTACGACAACTACCTGCTCAGCAAGATGCGCAACAAGAGCTGA
- a CDS encoding ABC transporter ATP-binding protein — MAGMNSEPFISLQGVRKVYRSGGAEFLAVSDVTMDVREGELVSLVGPSGCGKTTVMKILAGLHDADGGTVKIGSANSPFDPTRDIGMVFQQALLLKWRTILDNVLLPAEIVGLPMKAARERARDLLNLVGLAGYEQKYPQQLSGGMQQRTAIARAFIHDPKLILMDEPFGALDALTREQMNLEMLRIWRESGKTIIFVTHSIQEAVFLSSHCAVLTAGPAKMADYFPIDLPFPRDLPLKTTDAFGAYARRIYAKLGLGAA, encoded by the coding sequence ATGGCTGGCATGAATTCCGAGCCCTTCATCAGCCTGCAAGGCGTCCGCAAGGTCTATCGCAGCGGCGGCGCCGAATTCCTGGCGGTGTCCGACGTCACCATGGACGTGCGGGAAGGTGAGTTGGTCTCGCTGGTCGGCCCGTCCGGTTGCGGCAAGACGACGGTGATGAAGATCTTGGCCGGCCTGCATGATGCCGACGGCGGTACTGTGAAGATCGGCAGTGCCAACAGCCCGTTCGACCCGACCCGCGACATCGGCATGGTGTTCCAGCAGGCACTCCTGCTGAAATGGCGCACCATCCTGGACAACGTGCTCTTGCCGGCCGAAATCGTCGGCCTGCCGATGAAGGCCGCGCGCGAGCGGGCGCGCGACCTGCTCAACCTGGTCGGGCTCGCCGGCTACGAGCAGAAATATCCGCAGCAGCTCTCCGGCGGCATGCAGCAGCGCACCGCGATCGCGCGTGCCTTCATCCACGACCCCAAGCTGATCCTGATGGACGAGCCGTTCGGCGCGCTGGACGCGCTGACGCGCGAGCAGATGAATCTGGAGATGCTGCGGATCTGGCGCGAGAGCGGCAAGACCATCATCTTCGTCACCCACTCGATCCAGGAAGCCGTGTTCCTGTCCTCGCATTGCGCCGTGCTGACGGCGGGCCCGGCGAAGATGGCCGATTATTTCCCGATCGACCTGCCCTTCCCGCGCGACCTGCCGCTGAAGACCACGGATGCGTTCGGTGCCTATGCAAGGCGGATCTACGCGAAGCTGGGGTTAGGCGCGGCGTAA
- a CDS encoding dihydrodipicolinate synthase family protein — MHRSQINSDIRKLIADGTVLPAHPLALTAERQLDKTHQRALTRYYIDAGSGGLAVGVHTTQFAIRDVGLYRPVLELAAETAAHWTKRPLAMVAGLAGPTGQATAEARTARDVGYHAGLLSLAAMKSASEDEIIAHCTAVAAEIPLIGFYLQPAVGGVVLSSRFWQRFASIDNVIAIKIAPFNRYRTLDVLRGVAAAGALDRVALYTGNDDHILLDLMLPFDLRENGITTRTYFRGGLLGHWSVWTASAIKQFERCKAARHKDSVPADLLALDARVTDCNSAFFDVANNFHGCIAGCHEVLRRQGLMQGLWCLDPNEGLSPGQKEEINRVTREHADLSDDAFVAANLNKWLA, encoded by the coding sequence ATGCACCGCAGCCAGATCAACAGCGATATCCGCAAGCTGATCGCCGACGGCACCGTGCTGCCGGCGCATCCGCTGGCGCTCACCGCCGAGCGCCAGCTCGACAAGACGCATCAGCGCGCGCTAACGCGATATTACATCGACGCCGGTTCAGGCGGCCTTGCCGTCGGCGTGCACACCACGCAGTTCGCGATCCGCGATGTCGGTCTCTACCGCCCCGTGCTCGAGCTCGCCGCCGAGACAGCAGCACACTGGACCAAGCGTCCGCTGGCAATGGTCGCAGGACTTGCAGGTCCAACCGGCCAGGCAACCGCAGAAGCCCGTACCGCGCGCGACGTCGGCTATCACGCCGGGCTGCTCAGCCTCGCCGCGATGAAGAGCGCGTCCGAGGACGAGATCATTGCCCACTGCACGGCGGTCGCCGCCGAAATCCCGCTGATCGGCTTCTATCTTCAGCCGGCCGTCGGCGGCGTCGTCCTGTCGAGCCGCTTCTGGCAGCGCTTTGCCTCGATCGACAATGTCATTGCGATCAAGATCGCGCCGTTCAACCGTTATCGGACCCTCGACGTGCTGCGCGGTGTCGCGGCGGCCGGCGCGCTCGACCGCGTCGCGCTCTACACCGGCAATGACGATCACATCCTGCTCGACCTGATGCTGCCCTTCGATCTGCGCGAGAACGGCATCACGACCCGCACCTACTTCAGGGGCGGCCTGCTCGGTCATTGGTCGGTGTGGACCGCGAGTGCGATCAAGCAGTTCGAGCGCTGCAAGGCGGCTCGGCACAAGGACAGCGTGCCGGCGGACCTGCTGGCGCTCGATGCCCGCGTCACCGACTGCAACAGCGCCTTCTTCGACGTCGCCAATAATTTCCATGGCTGCATCGCCGGCTGCCACGAGGTGCTGCGGCGCCAAGGTCTGATGCAGGGCCTGTGGTGCCTCGATCCGAACGAGGGCCTCAGCCCCGGCCAGAAGGAGGAGATCAATCGCGTCACTCGCGAGCACGCCGACCTCAGCGACGATGCCTTTGTCGCCGCGAATTTGAACAAATGGCTGGCATGA
- a CDS encoding GNAT family N-acetyltransferase, producing the protein MAATDAPPILKLGIDDALAGLVLSTEAQWNQTEDDWRVFLHEGVVFGIRDGARLVATAALLPYSGNNAWISMVLVSGKHRRRGLATRLVDACLQTARQNGLTSWLDATPDGAAVYGPLGFTPTLQLRRLKLVKPARAEAPPTSSATLDALRMRDRRATGFDRTALLSAFAQRYGSRIVAANGAIALVRDGRTARHIGPLFADDAAAALALVDAIVRSETSPLLLDAVASQGAFLDGLTSAGWTVERPFQRMRFGPATVTGEEMPFAVAGPEFG; encoded by the coding sequence ATGGCCGCTACTGACGCCCCGCCCATCCTGAAGCTCGGCATCGACGACGCGCTGGCCGGGCTGGTGCTGTCGACTGAGGCGCAATGGAACCAGACCGAGGACGATTGGCGCGTCTTCCTGCATGAAGGCGTGGTATTCGGCATTCGTGACGGTGCGCGACTGGTCGCGACCGCAGCCCTGCTGCCCTATTCCGGCAACAACGCCTGGATCAGCATGGTGCTGGTATCAGGCAAGCATCGCCGCCGTGGCTTGGCAACGCGTCTCGTCGATGCCTGCCTGCAGACGGCGCGTCAGAACGGCCTGACGAGCTGGCTCGACGCCACGCCTGACGGCGCTGCCGTCTACGGGCCATTGGGATTCACGCCGACGCTGCAATTGCGCCGCCTGAAGCTGGTAAAGCCTGCGCGAGCCGAAGCGCCGCCAACATCATCCGCAACGCTCGATGCGCTTCGTATGCGGGACCGGCGGGCCACAGGTTTCGACCGGACCGCCCTCCTCTCCGCCTTCGCACAGCGCTACGGCTCGCGCATCGTCGCCGCGAACGGCGCCATCGCGCTGGTTCGCGACGGCAGAACCGCCCGCCATATCGGCCCGCTGTTTGCCGACGACGCCGCAGCAGCTCTAGCCTTGGTTGACGCGATCGTGCGCTCCGAGACCAGTCCGCTCCTGCTCGATGCCGTCGCCTCGCAAGGCGCATTCCTGGATGGATTGACCTCAGCGGGCTGGACTGTCGAACGCCCGTTCCAGCGCATGCGGTTCGGGCCCGCCACCGTCACGGGTGAGGAAATGCCATTCGCCGTCGCCGGCCCCGAATTCGGATAG
- a CDS encoding NAD-dependent epimerase/dehydratase family protein codes for MLLTRQTLPKTIPDIAALDELLCRPTQALIDDLAKVEGDILILGVAGKMGPTLAGLAKAAAPDRRIIGVARFSDAGVKDWLHAHGVETINCDLMDERAIQSLPKAPNLVFMAGRKFGAEGDLSLTWAMNAHVPALVAQAFPSSRIVAFSTGCIYPFVPVDGKGSTEDMAPNPPGEYAQSCVGRERMFEHFSHKFGTPGRLFRLNYAIDMRYGVLHDIATKVLTGTPIDVSLGHVNFIWQGDASAQALRCLAHCTTPTSPINVSGHEILAVRDLAEKFGTRFGRAPVLTGKEEPTAWLTDTSKAVELFDLPVVDTEQLIAWTADWVSRAMPSLGKPTKYEVRDGRY; via the coding sequence ATGCTGCTCACCCGCCAGACCCTGCCGAAGACCATCCCCGATATCGCTGCGCTCGACGAGCTCTTGTGCCGGCCGACCCAGGCCCTGATCGACGACCTCGCCAAGGTCGAGGGCGACATCTTGATCCTCGGCGTCGCCGGCAAGATGGGCCCGACGCTGGCAGGGCTAGCGAAGGCCGCCGCGCCGGATCGCCGGATCATCGGCGTGGCCCGCTTCAGCGACGCCGGCGTGAAGGACTGGCTGCACGCGCACGGGGTCGAAACGATCAACTGCGACCTGATGGACGAGCGCGCGATCCAATCGCTGCCGAAAGCGCCGAACCTCGTCTTCATGGCCGGTAGAAAATTCGGCGCCGAGGGCGATCTGTCGCTGACCTGGGCGATGAATGCGCACGTGCCCGCCCTGGTGGCCCAGGCCTTCCCGTCCTCGCGCATCGTGGCGTTCTCGACCGGCTGCATCTATCCCTTTGTCCCTGTCGACGGCAAAGGCTCGACCGAGGACATGGCGCCGAATCCGCCCGGCGAGTACGCGCAATCCTGCGTCGGTCGCGAGCGGATGTTCGAGCATTTCTCGCATAAGTTCGGAACGCCGGGGCGGCTGTTCCGCCTCAATTACGCGATCGATATGCGCTATGGCGTGCTGCACGATATCGCCACAAAAGTGCTCACGGGCACGCCGATCGACGTCAGCCTGGGCCATGTCAATTTCATCTGGCAGGGCGATGCGTCCGCGCAGGCGCTGCGCTGCCTCGCCCATTGCACCACCCCGACCTCGCCGATCAATGTCAGCGGCCACGAGATTTTGGCGGTCCGCGATCTCGCCGAAAAATTCGGCACGAGGTTTGGCCGCGCCCCAGTGCTGACCGGCAAGGAGGAGCCGACGGCGTGGCTGACCGACACGTCAAAGGCGGTCGAGCTGTTCGACCTGCCGGTCGTCGATACCGAGCAGCTGATCGCCTGGACCGCGGATTGGGTCTCGCGCGCGATGCCGAGCCTCGGCAAGCCCACCAAATACGAGGTGCGCGATGGCCGCTACTGA
- a CDS encoding ABC transporter permease, protein MAGDSARASRSFAIILIVHLAVLVLWQIAVDAFHVPKFILPSPLATIQTLGTASYAWGSNTLVTALEILGGFALGAFVGVALAVIFSWAPLLSLVLLPLFVTLNMIPKVALGPLFIVWFSYGIVPNILIAFSICFFPILLTTARGLREVEPDLLDLVKSLRGSRWTLFRKIQLPGSLPYIFSGMKVGAILAVAGAIVGEFIASERGLGYLMIQVQSSLDTPAMVMAVVLLTLLGVALYGLVLALERMFVVGDARQT, encoded by the coding sequence GTGGCAGGAGACAGCGCACGCGCTTCGCGTAGCTTTGCGATCATCCTGATCGTGCACCTCGCCGTGCTCGTGCTCTGGCAGATCGCGGTCGATGCCTTCCACGTGCCGAAATTCATCCTGCCCTCCCCGCTGGCGACGATCCAGACGCTGGGCACCGCGAGCTATGCCTGGGGCAGCAACACGCTGGTGACAGCGCTCGAGATCCTCGGCGGCTTCGCGCTCGGCGCCTTCGTCGGCGTCGCGCTCGCTGTAATCTTCAGCTGGGCGCCGCTGCTCAGCCTCGTGCTGCTGCCGCTGTTCGTGACGCTGAACATGATCCCGAAGGTCGCGCTTGGCCCGCTCTTCATCGTCTGGTTCTCCTACGGCATCGTGCCGAATATCCTGATCGCCTTCAGCATCTGCTTCTTTCCGATCCTGCTCACCACCGCGCGGGGCTTGCGCGAGGTCGAACCTGACCTGCTTGATCTCGTCAAATCGCTGCGCGGCTCGCGCTGGACGCTGTTCCGCAAGATCCAGCTGCCGGGATCGCTGCCTTACATCTTCTCCGGCATGAAGGTCGGCGCCATCCTGGCGGTCGCCGGCGCCATCGTCGGCGAGTTCATCGCCTCCGAGCGCGGGCTCGGCTACCTCATGATCCAGGTGCAGTCTTCGCTCGACACGCCCGCGATGGTGATGGCGGTCGTGCTGCTCACGCTGCTGGGCGTCGCTCTCTACGGCCTTGTGCTCGCCCTCGAACGCATGTTCGTGGTCGGCGACGCAAGACAGACCTGA
- a CDS encoding TetR/AcrR family transcriptional regulator, producing the protein MPAKRSGDTVPQRRDPVATRKKLLTAARLEFARHGFAGARVDEIAERAGVNKQLVYHYFGDKDALYLAVLEWVYEDIREQERKLNLEGLPPEKAIRRLIEASFDHLAANPDFIVLLNDENRGGARHVRGSTRLEAMHSPLVKSVSHILNEGVRAGAFRKGIDPVQLYISIAGLSYFFFSNTPTLSAIFGKDLSSRAQRRARRRHVADLVLQSLRP; encoded by the coding sequence ATGCCCGCAAAACGATCTGGCGACACCGTGCCACAGCGCCGCGATCCCGTCGCCACCCGCAAGAAGCTGCTGACCGCGGCGCGCCTGGAATTCGCCCGCCACGGCTTTGCCGGCGCCCGCGTCGACGAGATTGCCGAGCGCGCCGGCGTCAACAAGCAGCTCGTCTACCACTATTTCGGCGACAAGGACGCGCTCTACCTCGCCGTGCTCGAATGGGTCTATGAGGACATCCGCGAGCAGGAGCGGAAGCTCAATCTCGAAGGTCTACCGCCGGAGAAGGCGATCCGCAGGCTGATCGAAGCCTCGTTCGACCATCTGGCCGCAAACCCTGATTTCATCGTGCTTTTGAACGACGAGAACCGCGGCGGCGCCCGCCACGTCCGCGGCTCGACCCGGCTGGAGGCGATGCATTCCCCGCTGGTCAAGAGCGTCTCCCACATCCTCAACGAGGGGGTGCGCGCGGGCGCGTTCCGCAAGGGGATCGATCCGGTCCAACTCTATATCTCCATTGCAGGCCTCAGCTATTTCTTCTTCTCCAACACCCCGACGCTGTCGGCGATCTTCGGCAAGGACCTGTCGAGCCGCGCCCAGCGCCGCGCCCGCCGCCGGCACGTCGCCGATCTGGTGCTGCAGTCGCTCCGGCCCTAA
- a CDS encoding ABC transporter substrate-binding protein, with protein MKRLQAAGSALVLTLMLGVPAAPASAGEAVNLILNWTPTADHSPYYYAKAQGWYEKAGIDLTIETGKGSGVSAAKVGSGGSPFGVADLATMLVAKSKGADTVAVMSVYANTGQTFYWLKSHGVNGVKDFAGHKIGNPPGDASRVMWPAFAKAAGLAPDSVGFVNVGPTAKIAALKSHTVDIISDFYNEHDLKVIEFGPDLGYVNWKDIGLNPYGNSLIVNGAYLQKNPKVVEDFVRVTQKAFAACVADATPCLKALLDQVSGLDKENQERQWERIKFLMTDEFTTTKGLGWIDGERMKKDYDLVQTYLGMEKPFDVSTAFTTKMLDPDIKMDASKVKK; from the coding sequence ATGAAGCGTTTGCAGGCGGCGGGCTCGGCCCTGGTCTTGACCCTGATGCTCGGTGTGCCGGCGGCGCCAGCGAGCGCAGGCGAGGCGGTGAATCTGATCCTCAACTGGACGCCGACCGCCGATCACTCGCCCTATTATTACGCCAAGGCGCAGGGCTGGTACGAGAAGGCCGGCATCGACCTGACGATCGAGACCGGCAAGGGCTCCGGCGTCTCCGCCGCCAAGGTCGGCTCCGGCGGCTCGCCGTTCGGCGTTGCCGATCTCGCCACCATGCTGGTGGCCAAGAGCAAGGGCGCCGACACGGTTGCCGTGATGAGCGTCTATGCCAATACCGGCCAGACCTTCTACTGGCTGAAGAGCCACGGCGTGAACGGGGTGAAGGATTTTGCCGGCCACAAGATCGGCAATCCGCCCGGCGATGCCTCGCGCGTGATGTGGCCGGCCTTCGCCAAGGCCGCGGGGCTTGCGCCCGACTCCGTCGGCTTCGTCAATGTCGGACCGACCGCGAAGATCGCGGCACTGAAGAGCCACACCGTCGACATCATCAGCGACTTCTACAACGAGCACGATCTGAAGGTGATCGAGTTCGGGCCCGACCTCGGCTACGTCAACTGGAAGGACATCGGCCTCAATCCTTACGGCAATTCGCTGATCGTCAACGGCGCTTACTTGCAGAAGAATCCGAAGGTCGTCGAAGACTTCGTACGCGTCACGCAGAAGGCCTTTGCGGCGTGCGTCGCCGACGCCACGCCGTGCCTGAAGGCGCTGCTCGACCAGGTCTCCGGTCTCGACAAGGAGAACCAGGAGCGCCAATGGGAGCGCATCAAGTTCCTGATGACGGACGAGTTCACCACCACCAAGGGTCTCGGCTGGATCGACGGCGAGCGGATGAAGAAGGATTACGATCTGGTGCAGACCTATCTCGGCATGGAGAAACCGTTTGACGTCTCGACAGCGTTCACGACGAAGATGCTGGATCCTGATATCAAGATGGATGCGAGCAAGGTGAAGAAGTAG
- the minC gene encoding septum site-determining protein MinC, whose translation MEAAVKSQRQMVRLRGRSYVAFVFTPTVPVQDWLHEIDATIARSPGFFAGRPVVIDLSSVDLSQSGIGHLLTSLQDRNIRVLGIEGVEEDRLTPSMPPLLSGGRSCVVEPSAPKKSEAKTEAKPTSLLLDSPVRSGQTVIFPEGDVTILGSVGSGAEVVAGGSIHIYGALRGRAMAGVNGHTSARIYCQKIEAELLAIDGFYQTADDIDAALRGKPAQAWLQGNTMRITALN comes from the coding sequence ATGGAGGCTGCAGTCAAATCTCAACGCCAAATGGTGCGCCTGCGCGGGCGCTCATACGTGGCCTTCGTGTTCACGCCGACGGTTCCGGTCCAGGACTGGCTGCACGAGATCGACGCCACCATCGCCCGCTCGCCGGGCTTCTTTGCCGGCCGGCCCGTGGTGATCGACCTGTCCTCGGTCGATCTGAGCCAGTCCGGCATCGGCCATTTGCTCACCAGCCTGCAGGACCGCAACATCCGCGTGCTCGGCATCGAGGGCGTGGAGGAGGATCGGCTGACGCCGTCCATGCCGCCGCTGCTCTCGGGCGGGCGGAGCTGCGTGGTCGAGCCGAGCGCGCCCAAGAAGTCCGAGGCGAAGACCGAGGCAAAACCGACCTCGCTGCTGCTCGATAGCCCCGTGCGCTCGGGTCAGACCGTGATCTTCCCGGAAGGCGACGTCACCATTCTGGGCTCGGTCGGCTCCGGTGCGGAGGTCGTTGCCGGCGGCTCCATCCACATCTACGGCGCGCTGCGTGGCCGCGCCATGGCGGGCGTGAACGGTCACACCAGCGCACGCATCTATTGCCAGAAGATCGAGGCCGAACTGCTTGCGATCGATGGCTTTTACCAGACTGCGGACGACATCGACGCCGCCTTGCGCGGCAAGCCGGCGCAGGCCTGGCTGCAGGGGAATACCATGCGAATTACAGCACTGAACTGA
- the minD gene encoding septum site-determining protein MinD: MSKVLVVTSGKGGVGKTTTTAALGAALAQRGDKVVVVDFDVGLRNLDLVMGAERRVVFDLINVVQGVAKLPQALIRDKRLENLWLLPASQTRDKDALTEEGVGKVIDDLRGRFDWVICDSPAGIERGASMAMRFADEAVIVTNPEVSSVRDSDRIIGMLDSKTVRAEKGERVEKHILITRYDASRAARGEMLTIDDILEILATPLLGIIPESQDVLKASNVGTPVTLSNADGAPARAYIDAARRLCGDTVPMQVPAERKRFMDRLLRRRAA; this comes from the coding sequence ATGAGTAAGGTACTGGTCGTGACATCAGGCAAGGGCGGGGTCGGCAAGACCACGACGACCGCCGCGCTGGGGGCTGCGCTGGCGCAGCGTGGCGACAAGGTCGTCGTCGTCGATTTCGACGTCGGCCTGCGCAACCTCGACCTCGTCATGGGCGCCGAACGCCGCGTCGTGTTCGACCTCATCAACGTGGTGCAGGGCGTCGCAAAGCTGCCGCAGGCGCTGATCCGCGACAAGCGGCTGGAGAATCTCTGGCTGCTGCCGGCCTCGCAAACCCGCGACAAGGACGCGTTGACGGAAGAGGGCGTCGGCAAGGTCATCGACGATCTGCGCGGCCGCTTCGATTGGGTGATCTGCGACAGCCCGGCCGGCATCGAGCGCGGCGCCTCTATGGCGATGCGCTTCGCCGACGAGGCGGTGATCGTCACCAATCCCGAAGTCTCCTCAGTGCGTGATTCCGACCGCATCATCGGCATGCTCGATTCCAAGACGGTGCGGGCCGAGAAGGGCGAGCGGGTCGAGAAGCACATCCTCATCACCCGCTACGATGCCTCGCGCGCCGCGCGCGGCGAGATGCTGACCATCGACGATATCCTCGAGATCCTTGCCACGCCCCTGCTCGGCATCATCCCCGAGAGCCAGGACGTGTTGAAGGCCTCCAATGTCGGCACGCCGGTGACGCTGTCGAACGCGGACGGCGCACCGGCGCGGGCCTATATCGACGCGGCCCGCCGGCTGTGCGGCGACACCGTGCCGATGCAGGTGCCGGCCGAGCGCAAGCGCTTCATGGATCGTCTGCTGCGACGGAGGGCTGCATGA
- the minE gene encoding cell division topological specificity factor MinE — protein sequence MSMGLLRLLRGKKASAPVARERLQILLAHERGMRGQPDLLGVLREEILAVVSKHVTLDPTKVIVRLERGDEVSTLEVDIEVPNDIERKKAAVA from the coding sequence ATGAGCATGGGTCTGCTTCGGCTTCTCCGCGGCAAGAAGGCCTCCGCACCCGTCGCGCGCGAACGGTTGCAGATCCTGCTCGCCCATGAACGCGGCATGCGCGGCCAGCCCGATCTGCTCGGTGTGCTGCGTGAGGAGATCCTCGCGGTCGTGTCCAAGCATGTGACGCTGGATCCGACCAAGGTCATCGTGCGGCTCGAGCGCGGCGACGAGGTGTCGACCCTGGAGGTCGATATCGAGGTGCCCAACGATATCGAGCGCAAGAAGGCGGCGGTCGCGTAG
- a CDS encoding SDR family NAD(P)-dependent oxidoreductase yields MSLFSTPFDPARDTALVTGAGNGIGRAIAQALVGEGVRTVFADVNAERVTAAISASAKPELAVPWVGDLAELDACDALLAAADAALGEITHLVHSASPPRREADHVLAVDRTIWQQMHAVNLDAGFHLARELAKRLIAAKRPGSFLFLTSLHAGTPRNLPHYSTAKAGMAMLVKELAKSFGRYGIRVNALVPGAIAAGGFVADPALARHIPLGRLGEANDLAPMALTVLSNKLSGYVTGATFVVDGGLSLTNWFEPPSFDE; encoded by the coding sequence ATGAGCCTGTTCAGCACGCCGTTCGATCCTGCCCGTGACACGGCACTCGTCACCGGCGCGGGCAACGGCATCGGCCGCGCGATCGCGCAGGCCCTGGTCGGCGAGGGCGTCCGGACCGTGTTCGCCGACGTGAACGCCGAGCGGGTGACCGCCGCGATCAGCGCCAGCGCGAAGCCTGAACTGGCGGTGCCCTGGGTCGGCGATCTCGCCGAGCTGGATGCCTGCGACGCACTGCTTGCCGCCGCGGACGCAGCATTGGGCGAGATCACGCATTTGGTCCACAGTGCATCGCCGCCGCGGCGGGAGGCCGATCATGTGCTCGCGGTCGATCGCACCATCTGGCAGCAGATGCATGCCGTCAATCTCGATGCCGGCTTTCACCTGGCGCGCGAGCTCGCAAAGCGGCTGATCGCAGCGAAGCGGCCGGGCTCGTTCCTGTTTCTCACCTCGCTGCATGCGGGCACGCCGCGCAACCTGCCGCACTATTCGACGGCGAAGGCGGGGATGGCGATGCTGGTGAAGGAGCTGGCCAAATCGTTTGGCCGCTATGGCATCCGCGTCAACGCGCTGGTGCCCGGCGCGATCGCGGCCGGCGGGTTCGTTGCGGATCCTGCGCTGGCGCGACACATTCCGCTCGGGCGTCTCGGCGAGGCCAACGACCTCGCACCGATGGCGCTCACGGTGCTGTCGAACAAGCTGTCCGGTTACGTCACCGGTGCGACCTTCGTCGTCGACGGTGGATTGTCGCTGACGAACTGGTTCGAACCGCCGTCCTTTGACGAATAG
- a CDS encoding DUF6894 family protein has protein sequence MPYYSFDLVVGEEFRNQGGIILEDIEVASDRADQLATELSQVKPELQQKGCAVRVTDRDDNELYRTPLDPVPAWRR, from the coding sequence ATGCCGTACTACTCTTTCGATCTTGTGGTTGGTGAAGAGTTCAGGAATCAGGGCGGAATCATTCTCGAAGACATCGAGGTCGCCTCGGATCGCGCCGATCAACTGGCGACCGAGCTGTCGCAGGTCAAGCCGGAGCTGCAACAGAAAGGCTGCGCGGTGCGCGTCACCGATCGCGACGACAACGAGCTCTATCGGACACCGCTTGATCCGGTGCCGGCCTGGCGACGCTGA